GATTTATGTGTAATGTATCGGATTTTAAGGAAATCCTGGTTTTAccatatctttttgaaaaatctgGTTTAAACCAATTGTTTTGGATAATTTATGCCAGATTTTTATAAATTTCGATTAAAAGATATAACGAATATTTAAGAAATTCGGTAACTAACAGTGTGTACTTGATATATTGAAAATCTAGTGTTTGCActttttttcaaagtttttaaAAATCCAATAGGCAATaaggtttttaatttttttttttggacttTTTAACTAAGTTTTTTCACTAGTAACAtgacaataatatattataaacatACATTAACATGAACTAAAGTTTCATAAcataaattaacattaaaaagTGTCGGTACAATCACAACCCGACAAAATATATACTTATAATCGCAAGGATTCTACaatatcaaattaaaataaattatgttgtCTTCCAAAGTTCCTCTTCCCATTATCTTATACGTCCCACATATGTTGTTTTTCATGCTCTTGAACTTTCACTACAATTTTGTCTCCACCGGTCAGTGACGGAAAACAATGGACAGTCGGGTCTCAACTTCACCTGAATCCAATAATTGTTGTTAACAAAACCAACTGCAATAAGCTTATGCCTTCTCGCAAACATAGATGGATATATTTCAAGTGAAAATAAAGTGATGTTAAGGTTAATGGACAACAAGACCAATATCACATTATATATAGAAGTAATAGGGTAACTTATATCAGGAATCGACGTCAACTTCTCATGATCTTAAACACTCGTGCTACATACTTGCAACAAACTTCTAACTTTAGAGATTGTATCGTAGAACACCTTGGAATACAACTAGTTTTTTAGATAAATTTTATCATCTAACTGCGTTCGAACCAAGAACCATGACTCTTTATCCTATCCAATTAAAGTTGCAATAGCATGGAATCACATTTTCATCATGCATCACATCCATAATATCTTCAATGTGGTCATGTAAGAAAATAGAAAACTAAAATAGATAAAGATGTCTTGAAGAATTGCTAGATGATTTACTTTATGGAGCTATATTCACCAGCCTTTCAGCCAAGAATTTCAAATGCTAAGGTTGCTCCAGATTGTACACAGTATTCAGCATATTAATAGCTCTGTGCACCCCGAAGTTAGCCTTTAACAGCTGAAGAACAAAGAATGTTTTTGTCTAGGTATCATAGGTGGTGGTTGAGGTCGATGCAAAGAATGTTGTTGCATGGATCCGAAGAGCATACAAGTTTGAAATAGCCCTTGCTCAACTCTCGTTGGGATAGAATCTTGTTATAAATGATTGGATGGAAATGCTAACAAGACTAGATCCTCTTCTGCTTGAGAAAGATAGGGTGTGTCTTTAGCAGCTTTGGAAACGACAACAACGGCTTTGCGTTGAACGGTGGATCAATTGGCTTTGAATACCATCATAGTTGATGAATTTATAGAAGGATTTGCTAAAGAGGAAGTTGAGGTTTGATGAATAAGATCAAGAAACTGAGATCTAAACTTCTAAAAGAGAAAATATGAATTTCTGAATCAGAAAAGATCTGAATGTGAAAATGTGCaataattagatttattttcCCACATGCAGTGTCACTTTTTATTATGCAGAAAACATGACTGTCCAAATTTCAATCTCAAAACTATGCCACTTTTTTAATACAAAAAACGTGATTgtccataataaaaaaaatgtgattgtcCAAATTTCAGTCTTCAAACTACGTCATATTAATCCAGACACTTTAAATTTATTCTCAAAGTCTGTTCCAAATAGAGGTACTGTTGTTGAGGTAATTTTGTGGTGTAGTCGAATGTTATAAGTCGGACGGTGCGAGAGACATTTTTGAAAACTCATAAGGTTTTAGTGAAatactaaggctatgtttgggagtttggaggggaggggagggcttccaaaaacaaattttttaaaaaatgtaggaaaatatttgacattttttgaaaaaatgaatttgtttagaatgataaaagagttattatcattactaagtttttaattttcaaaatagtataacaacctaaaacatatttggaaaatttatgtaagccctacAAAATCCTCcaacctcccccccccccccccctaatacaatttttgagttcccctattttatggggtttttggtgttatgaataaactcaaaccctcctacccaaaatctttttatctttttcacccaattcctcctatttttcaaaaccctcccctcccttcccctccaaactcccaaacatagcctaagggtGTAACGAGAAAAAAAAGTCAATAACCAAATGTGTTTTTTTCTATAAGATTGAACTTCACGTGGAGTCAGATGTAGTATTGAATGTGTTTTTTTCTATAAGATTGAACTTCACGTGGACTCAGATGTAGTATTGAAATTTATTGATAACAATGTTGGTGGTTTGACGCTGGTTCACAAAATCGTGGCCTTTCAGCAATAGACTTGGTGGAAAAGATGTGTCAGTATTCTTGCTGTGAGGTGTTGGGTGTTCTTGATTTGATGTTTGACCATGTTCTTGCTCAAATTACTGTTCTTTTTGTGCTGATATGGCTTGAGTTGCCCGGATGATTGCTCTTCAGTCTTTGTTTCCATGGGCTATGTCCCTCCAAGAAACTAAATTACCACAGATTCAAATTCATATACATGAACATAGTTTGGAGTGCTATAACCATTCCTTAGTCAATCTAACAAACTATAGCTAGTCCTGGAAAACAGAGAGGATACAAATCATTACAATAAAGAGTTTCACCACAGTGACTAACTCATTTAAAGttagaaaaaatttattatacatATGATTCTCCTCTTTTTATTTCTCACCAAACCATAATAATACAACAGACGCTGGTAGGTTTAACCTGCACACCAGCATTTCACCTATATAATTTTACAAAAATGTATTACAGGGGGACAAAATTGGAAAACTTATCAATAAATATGCTATCACTAATCCTCCCTCTATACAAGGACCACAGCGGATAGATAACAACAGATCTGCtttctttcgaagaaagcataaTGCCAAAGAGAAGATTGCAATGGCCATGATGAAGCTTAACTAGTTGATAGTTGTTGCAACCATCCTCTTCAACAATTTAAAACTCAACCGCTAATATAAAAGCAAAAGTTGATAGTTTTACATAACAGGAATTTGGAAGCTTTCGTTGTTGACGTGATGATGCATTTGCTTTTGAACAGCTTTGACAGCAGCTACTCTAGCCGCATTGGCTGCTCTATTAGCTGCTGATACTGCTCTGTTTACCCTTTCATCTACCTTGCCCACATCATTGGCTTTCTCGGCCGCTCGTCTTGCTTCCTATTTGTGAAACAAATAAatacgattaattgttgtaaatAAAGTATATTTGTATGAGGAGAAAACATTCAACATTATTCTTTACTTGATACTAAgttttgattgagaaaataacaTTTAACAAGAACTAAGGGAAATCAAAAGACacaaataatgtacctgcacagCATTAAGTACTTTGGAATGATTGACACCAACAGGAGAAACTGGGTAAGTGGTGTTCTGTGTGCTTGGAACGTCGAGAACTCCATTTTGCCAGTGACCAGACTGCGTTTCGCCATTTCTAAATGTATACATTCCAAGTCCTTGCCTTCTTCCCTCATGCCAGGCTCCTTCATATCGATGGCCATTTGCAAAACGGTATGCCCCAAATCCATGCATCTTGTCGGCAAAGTATTCCCCCGCATATGTGTCTCCATTTCTGATTAAGTAGAAAAATTCGGTTACAATGAAAAATCCAACATATTAACTTTTCAAAGTGAGAAAAGATAAAGGTACTGTAGCATACAAATCTATtcataattcaattgaacaataCTTGTCAAAAGAAACATTAGAAGAATTTTACAATACTTGTGAGTTAATGGAGCAATAGCTTGTTGTGTAAGTTAAAATTAGCTTAGCATCTCAATTACTTCAAAAACTCTCTCATTTAACTTTGCCATGAAGAATTACAGTATAAGCTTATAAAGACCTTTTTGCAAGTGAAGAACCATAAATCTATTTAATTGAAAAGCTTTCTGAAGCTAGAAGCTAACCCAAACCAgccaaaataaacaaaaaggatTCCAACAGCAAAATAAAAGTACACAACATCTCAACCATCCCAAAAAGCTTTTCTACAACAACATAGTCCCAAAGCAATCCAAGATGAACTGGGATACGCAGTAGATTCACgacaataacaataaaaaaacaaaagaaaaatcttgCCCTTAAGATTTTGTTTGACTTATGCCTAGTGGTACATAAAAGCTATCGTTTGAAACAAAAGATTTGCCTGACATCAAATACCATTTTTTTCATATGAAGAGATATTAACTAAAATGAGAATAAATCCTTAAGATCATATTTGCATACTAGGCTACACTTCTTATTCGGTACATCATTTTCTCCATTTCAGTTGTTAACTTGTTATATTCCTCTCAGCATACTCTTAATCCTTAATAAACACATCCCGCATAACTACTTACAAACAATGCAAAAAACTCCAATATTGGTTTTGAATAAGCCCAAATTCTCTCTCCTCCCTCAAAACAACAATATCACAACCATGGTTTTAAATAAATAACAGCCACGGAAAAAAGTCTACTGTCGCAAATCACGATTGTTGATATTGCATACCACAACCTATGAAGCATTGACACGCAACACGGACACACTGTCACGGGTGATAAtttgaaaaacaataataattgaatgtaaccACAAGTGTGGAGGTTATGCTAGACACCAGACATCCTTCAATCGCAATGTTTATGTTACATAGGGTTCGATCACGGGATTTCCGCAACAAGAAAAACCATTATGCAGCAACATAGATCACAGtcgtaaatatttatttaaaacccTAATCACAACAATACAAGACACATTCAGCTGAACAAAAGTCAAACAAAAGGAAAAACAAGAAACAAACCTGAAATGGTAATGACCAAGGCCATGTTTAACACCCCATTTAAACTCTCCAACATATCTACTTCCATCTTCACAAGTATGAACCCCACATCCATGACTCTGCCCATTCGACCATTCCCCAGCATAAACATCCCCCGTATAAAACCTATAAACACCAAACCCATGTCTCAATCCTTGTCGATATTGCCCCCTATACCGACTCCCACGCGCCCACGTCTCAACCCCATATCCATCATATCTCCCATCAATCCAATCCCCTTCATATTTCCCACTCATACTATAATAATACACCCCACTCCCAGAACACTTCCCTCTATGAAACTCCCCTTCGTAAAAATCCCCGTTCCCGAAAACCTGAACCCAACAACCCGAACCTAACCGCTTCTCCGACTTCGGCCGCGATCCGATCGTCCAGAAAACAGGAAGAGGAGGAGGCGATCGCGAAGACGGAGACGACGGATGGAATTTCCGGAGCGTGAGGTGAAGAGGAAAAGAACGCAGAGAAGGAAGAGCGATGTTGAGGGAAAACAGCAACGCGGTAGAAAAAGCCAAAGCGGTGAGAAAATCGAGGAAGAAAGACCGCGAAGCGAGGAGGTAGAGATATAAAAGCGGGAGAGATATTAAAAAGAGGGAACGGTGTTTCTTGAGGCGGCGGAGGATGCGAAAGGCGGCGGAGGAAGTTGCGACGGTGAGAGAAAAGAACGGCGCGTTTTGCGTTTGCGGCTTGAAAGTCGGTTTATTAATGGGAGGTTGTTTTTGCGGAAGCGGAGATTGGGTTGGGGAGATATCGATGGAGTGATGACGTGGACAGAGGTGTTGACGCTGGTAATTCTGGTGGTGGTTGTGTTGAATCGGTGGGGTTGGGTTGAAATCGGAAGAAACGCCGATGCTTTCTTTTCCGATTTGGACCTCTGATTTCTTTTGATGCATTACATATGCAAGCAAAACAAACTTATAACACAACAAACAAAACAGTTATGTGTATTTGTAATTTGTTTTGGATGGTATAATGGTTGAGTTTGTATAGGATTGGGATAGGTTGGGTTGAGTTGGGTGGGATGGAGatgtgaaaatggaaaatggaaaatggaaaatggaaaatGAATTTTATGGGTTTAGCGATTGTCTCTCTTTTGAGAGAGATGTTTAGAAATGGATGAGTTGTGTTGTTTTGTGTGTGAGAAAGAAACGGGGCGTGGGAGGAGTTTACGGTAATGATGATTGGAGAGCACACCATAGagacataaaaagaaaaaagaaagtgaGGGGGAGATGAGAGTGTTTGTGAAATGAAATTGAATCTCTTGTGGCAGTGTTTTTGTTGTGAAGATGTTATTAACCATTTGATCTCGAATCCACGGTACGTAGAAATAGATTTGACTTtcttaaaattatttgttttaaattagaaCCGTTGGATCTTAATTGGACGGTTAgatatgtatgaatatgaatgcaGTGTGTTTTGATTGTAGGGAATTTGGGTTTGTGTAAAATTGTGATAAACTCATAAAATACTATAATAATTAAAGGGAAAGTATATTCCTTTTAGAAGTTGGGACTGTTTCTGACGTTGGCTTCAAGGCAACATTTTGATTTGGCGATTGATGAGTTTCAAATTTGAAGACTTGGATGTAAGTAATTAATTGTTGTACTAGCTTGTAAAGGCATGATACAGATGAATTAAATTTGACTCACTCAATTATAATTTGCAAATTGTCATTTTAGGAAAgaagaattattttaaaatataagaaaaaatgtTAACCCGatacttttattttatatattgtttaaagAATCAAAAGGAAAGAAGCAACTTTTATGGAATCTGATGGATTTATTACTTTAAAAAGTGTTAGACTTATATAAAAGACTTTTTTCAAATAATGTCTTCCATTAGTTTCATAATACTAATATGTTGTTTGATCAATATTATTATAGaaataattaaattgattaagaaattagataaataaaaaaaaatattttggtaatGAGGAGGGCCAAAGGCCCAACAGAAACACAGAAACTAAAAAAAACACTCCTAAAGCAAGGAACACTATTCATATCCTTCTCCATACTATGCAAGAGCCAAAAAGGTGACTCTATATAAAATAATATCTCCTTTCAACTTTTTGCTTGCCTCTAAGGCAAGTAAGTTAGCATAACTATTGGCCTCTCTATAAATATGATGGATATCCACCACTTCAAAATGAGCTAGCATCTTGTTTATACTTGACACTAAGCTTCCCCAAAGCATGTTCCTATTATTCTTCTCCTTGATGCACTCCACAGCTCTGCTAGAATCAGTTTCAATTTCAACTTTAAGAAGCCAAGATCCATAACCAATTTGATGCCAATATAAATACTCCAGATTTCAGCCATAAGCGAGATACACAAGCCAATGCATTTAGCAAAGCCTCCAATCCACGAGCCATGAACATCTCTAATAAGGCCTCCACATCCTGATAAACCGTTGTTATAGTGAGCTCCATCGACATTCAGTTTCACAAAGGAATGTCTAGGGGCACTCCAATGCACATCTATGATTTCCTGATTCATTCCCATAATATTGTTGTTCCATAATAGTGCTTTATTATACTAGAGGactttatgttagaacaagaattgttctgatcaataatcttagttttgatgataacaatgtatatgaattttgctctagataatgtggtactctaatcctatgcaatttccttttcaggaaatatataaagagtatgcacaaatcagcgctaagaagctttgactcagaaggttcagtatgcaacttcagcacatggtctggcaagacatcagaagatggtcaagcagaatcagaacatggtctattagaagcatcagaagaacttgagttcagaaacagaagcactgaagtcatggaatcacgctcagaagcatatcaagatcagaagatcagaagatgctctgcaccaagctgtttgtactctgatgattttcaacgtagtatttacaaagaacaaatcagaatcaagtactagatggcaggctacgctgactgacaaaaggaacgttagaagctattaaaggcaatgtcagtagtcacagcaaaagcaaggctcgaggtagttgacaaaacagtgaaacattaaatgcaatgctgtacggaatacgcaaagcattaaatgctcccaacagtcatcttctcaaaacgcctataaatatgaagttatgatgagaagcaaggtgacgaatcctgaacgaacttattctaaaaaacttgctgaaacgctgttcaactcaaagctcagaaacttcatcttcaacctcactacattactgttgtaatactttagtgagtctaagcttaaatctgtaagagaaatatcacagtttgtgattatcgcttttaagaagcaattgtaatactcttagaattgattacattaatttgtaagtaactagagtgatcaagtgttgatcaggatactctaggaagtcttagcttgtgtctaagcagttgtaattagagtgatcacgtggtggtcaggatactctaagaaagtcttagcttgtgtctaagcatttgttcctagagtgatcaggttgtgatcagaagactctagaagacttagaagttgtctaagtggaaaaccattgtaatctcgtgtgattagtggattaaatcctcagttgaggtaaatcaccttgtatagggtggactggagtagtttagttaacaacgaaccaggataaaaatacttgtgcaaattatttttatcttacaagttttttgaaactacacttattcaaaccccccccctttctaagtgtttttctatccttcaattggcatcagagcgccggttctaaggtgcaagcacttaaccgtgtttagaaaagattcaggaagagaaaaacattaagtcaagatggttgagactccaccaccttcatctacatctacatctggctcagctgagcaatacaatggtaatggtaacaatggttacactagaccaccaatattcgatggtgaaaactttgaatattggaaagataaattggaaagttactttcttggtctggatgctgatctatgggatcttctgttggatggttacaaacatcccgtTAAAGCTattggtgtaaggctcacgagaaacgaaatgactgatgatcaaaagaaagatttcaaaaatcatcacaaatgcaggactgttttgctgaatgctatctctcatgctgagtatgagaagatatctaacagggaaacggcccatgacatatatgagtccttgaaaatgactcatgaaggaaatgctcaagttaaggagaccaaagttcttgcactaatccagaagtacgaagccttcaagatggaggatgatgaagacattgagaagatgttttcaagatttcaaactctaactgctggattaagagttctagacaaaggctacaccaaggctgatcatgtaaagaagatcatcagaagcttgcccagaagatggggcccaatggtaactgcattcaagattgcgaagaatctgaatgaagtttctttggaagagctgatcagtgccctgaggagtcatgagattgaacttgacgcaaatgaacctcaaaagaaaggtaagtctgttgcattaaaatctaattttaaaaaatgcactaacgcttttcaggctgaagaagaagatcctgaagaatcagaatctgaagaagaagatgaactgtccatgatctccagaaaggtaaaccaactctggaagagcaagcaaagaaagttcagaggcttcagaagttcaaagagatttgaacgaggagaatcttctggtgacagaagatctgacaagaagaaggctgtctgctatgagtgcaatgagcctggacattacaagaacgagtgtccaaaacttcagaaggagaatcccaagaagaagtttcataagaagaaaggtcttatggcaacatgggatgattcagaatcagaatcagactctgaagatgagcaggaaaatc
The Vicia villosa cultivar HV-30 ecotype Madison, WI linkage group LG6, Vvil1.0, whole genome shotgun sequence genome window above contains:
- the LOC131609177 gene encoding uncharacterized protein LOC131609177; translated protein: MHQKKSEVQIGKESIGVSSDFNPTPPIQHNHHQNYQRQHLCPRHHSIDISPTQSPLPQKQPPINKPTFKPQTQNAPFFSLTVATSSAAFRILRRLKKHRSLFLISLPLLYLYLLASRSFFLDFLTALAFSTALLFSLNIALPSLRSFPLHLTLRKFHPSSPSSRSPPPLPVFWTIGSRPKSEKRLGSGCWVQVFGNGDFYEGEFHRGKCSGSGVYYYSMSGKYEGDWIDGRYDGYGVETWARGSRYRGQYRQGLRHGFGVYRFYTGDVYAGEWSNGQSHGCGVHTCEDGSRYVGEFKWGVKHGLGHYHFRNGDTYAGEYFADKMHGFGAYRFANGHRYEGAWHEGRRQGLGMYTFRNGETQSGHWQNGVLDVPSTQNTTYPVSPVGVNHSKVLNAVQEARRAAEKANDVGKVDERVNRAVSAANRAANAARVAAVKAVQKQMHHHVNNESFQIPVM